The Periplaneta americana isolate PAMFEO1 chromosome 14, P.americana_PAMFEO1_priV1, whole genome shotgun sequence region ctcactacaaaataattacgtatttacatgtttagacatttcctacttcaatgatcattcattatatttcttgaatgcaggatacaggttttattgtaaccgcagtatactgctcagtgtttacatcagaggcatactccatccgttgcacgcccccttctcatacagtttataccgcgtgcgtagtaaaccttgcgattctcgtggcaattcctcgaagtctaatagtaatagtaataacaaacaAACTTTAGACACAGGAAAATGTTTAGACATTGTAATTCTATGAATACATCATCAGTTTACATGCGAAACTCATTAagtaaaaatatagcctatatatattacttctgagaaaaagatgTTAGATACTTCTTGACAAAACTGTATCCTGAGATATATCATTTTTGGTAAGTTGCTTCTCTTTATGTGTACGTCATTCccaaattctaagtttatacacatacttTACGTATCTATTAGATACGCCTTTTTattagaagtaatatttttgacttaattgtccgccgagttagctctgtggtagcgtgtctgcctccagactagccggctcgagttcgatccccggcggggtcagaaattttcatgtaaaatttctaccttgggactaggagagaGAGCGGTGCACAACTTTTAGGCACtagattgtgcatcaatatgcctgggttaaatcccaaatatctctgcagtgcatatggagggaaggcatatgtcactgttgaaagTGATTTGTCCGTCGGACTGGGACGTTAAGGCTGGCGGCACCCTTGGTGCTACTCGACAGGAATGGGCTTCGTGCAGGCAccgagatcaaaagaggtagttacataaaatttacctcataaaataaaaatgaacatagtggagtacatattaatgttgttagaatcaaatacgaatcacataaaaaccctttcagttcttcggtaaaaaatcttggcattcacatggataataatctcaactgggacatgcaaatcacagaaacctgcagaaaagtatattctattattcatgtgctaaaaaggataaatgttcatcttccctcttgcttaaaaaagtcccttgtgcagacccttgtatttccctattttgactatgctgacattttactgactgacctttccagcgacaacaaaatgaaacttcaacgtgctcataatttgtgtgtacgttttgtaagcaatgttcgtaaatatgatcatattaccccatccctggaagcaataggttggcttaaactagataagaaaagaaatttacattcacttctctttctcttcgaaatcttgaactcttctattccttcgtacctgtcgtctcgcttcacttacctttcttcccaccacaatctgaacacacgctctcgccatgaaacaatactaacaataccatcccatcgcacctcctcatactcatcctctttcacaatagccctgccaagactctggaattcgttacctgctagcatcagggactgtcgaaataaaattgaattcaaacgcaaacttactaggcacttggtcagtaattgagactcgttcagacatggtttcttgtaaatagttcttttaatctaccacaaaatatctcaatatccggtaatttcatcactatagaattttgttattgtaggtttaatttgtaatttagtaaatacaaaaatattctttgttcttaacttctatgataaaatgtctagctttcattaatcaggtattcttgtcgtactttaatttttattgtaattgtaattgtaaatttaatattaattgtaatcttattgttcatattatagttgtaatcccctggtagaggggcagagaaggcctgacggccttatctctaccaggttaaataaataaatctaatctaatctaatctaaataaaaacagaagccgataattcaataaaaaatgtacacagtaaaaataaaaataaaaataaacacattagtatacatattagtattagattacaaaagCTCGAAAGGCGAAGAGAAGTAGGTATAATGTAATAGACAACAGTGTAACGCGtgaaaaaataatacagtatataataggAACGTTTTCGCACCCTCGTCGCCCGTTATATGGCTAATGCTATGTCGACGTCAATATTGACGTATGTTCACATTCGTAAAAGTTCGGAAACAATCGTAGGGGATCAGTAAACATATTCTTTTGAGGTAAGGCTCCATTATACGATATTTTCCGCTCCTTTAATGATTTCtcacgtcgtagctcctatgatagtcaatcgcgctgtaatttttttaattgatactCAGTGTCTAAGGGAAGCATACACAATTTCGAAATGAAAGTATTTTTtcaaaagtgagaaaaaatacaaactttgatgtgatctgttcagaatagacatttacgcattcaaaagttggtaaggggtaaacttttttatttttcactttagattgaggggggtcaaagcgagagaaatgttgagaaagaatggaaattacttattAAAGTGATCGCTACTCAAAACTTTAccggtttccgagttacggccagTTAAACAAATGAGGGTTTCCGCTTGGCGGAGTACTCACGATTCAATGTGTTGTCTGTTGGAATCTCAACTATAAAAATTCTTTCCTGagccacatctatatatatataatttgaattggtaatggaaattacgggaaaacggctggacggattttaataaatgacccctcattttgaaacttggaactttacgtttttcggaaaaatagtagttttcagtgaaatgtcaattttaaacacgattttcctattttccaaaatccatatgtcgtcagttttgagaactagctaatagcattcacggccgacttgatattgccttcgcttttttgtaaaggagaagcgaagcgagcatcaagtctgccgtgttccatttcagaataaaacaaaacacacactacagtaaacaatattacacgaaggccatgatctgcaagaatgctgacatatttagagctcaaattaaattggttattacaaactttactaaaaataatttacaggttcgattctgtggtgtgtaattttctgggtacagctgtgtattggatattaaaaactacaaaacttgaggtggtttgatgacattattaccattagaaatgaaatattattgtagttaatgccatgatgtgactatttttcattaattatacatattaatgctatattcatgatatgaaagtgaaacgttttggggttatataagtagatgtagagaacaacttaaattagattttgatttctatattttactgagtggcggctatatagtatatatagtatatgttactgaaagctataaaacttatgtaagataataatattattaaaaatcaaatatttttataattattaatcaagtgggattggtctttttcatatatttaatggcggtgtggtgtagatatttatatgcgttgttctcttcagtattggctcgagagagagagagagagagagagagagagtgagagagtatctttcattgttatggacgCAAATAACTTTtagaatatctggtattcttcattgaaaataaatctgaaaaatgtttatttgaacgtctaatgaacttagtttgcagcatttgctgcacaagccactagtttcacTATAAATAAATATCCCCTGCAAAATTTAAAAGCAAAATCATGAATAAACTTTGTAATATTTTAGGTGCCTGAAAATGAGTTTCTACTCTCCTCGTAATTCAAAGTAGTGTCATTGCTATATACTTACTTGCTTTTTCGATAACACTGGAGACGTTAGCCTTGGCGTTGTCTAGACATGCCTGAGCCGCTGCGCCTTTGTTCGCCAAGTTGTCGAAATTTGCCTGCAGTTGATTCTGGACTTGCTGTTCCATATCACCTAGTTTAGTGACAGCGCTGTCAACTGCTGATTGCACGGCGTTCTGTACTTGTCCTGAGATGGCATTAATCTGGTTCGCGATGGCATTCATAGTGCTGTTTAACGCTGAGCTGCTTAAACCAGCAGATGTCAGCTGCGAAACAAAAACAGGAAGAAAACGAAAGCTTAATAATGGTGTTAAAATAAAACTGGTAAATAACCCGTTGAATGTCAACGAAATCTTTGACGTAGTCTATTTATAGCCTATAATTGACTTACTtgctactggcttttaaggaacccggaggttcattgtcgccctcacataagcccgccttctgtccctatcctgagcaagattaacccagtctctaccatatctcacttccctcaaatccatattaatattttttatattatcctcccatctacgtctcgacttccccaaaggtctGTTTCCTCCGacttcccaaataacactctaaaatattatattatacatttctggattcgcccatacgtgctacatgccctgcccatttaaaacatctggatttaatattcctaattatatctggcgaagaatacaatacgtgcagttctacgctgtgtaactttctccattcttctgtaacttcatcccttatgacccaaatattttcctaaccaccttattttcgaacacccttaacctctgtttctccctcaaagtgagaatccaagtttcataaccatacagaacaatcggtaatataactgttttataaattctaactttacgattttttgagaaaaaagcttctcaaccgaataataacaggcatttcgtatatttattctgcgtttaatttcctcccgagtgtcatttatatttgttattatgaaggataggtggagcggagaaaaattctgtccggtATCGggtctcgaacccgggttttcagctgtacatgctgacgctttttccactaagccacaccggattccagttacgatgcaggattgaatcctctcagtttaagttccacctcttagtttccatttagtggccaaccctcacgcactgtgtcacagatgtgtgacagcggcacaatgtccaacacactatgtgcagaggtgcactcattacgagtgactaagtggccgggatccgacggaataagcgccgtcttaaatcacaaagggccgtattcatagacatttttaacgcgggcttccggtggatgatcagcgtttttcgtattcataaaccagtgttagcgataggatacgatttaaattctgtactagtaaccagtggatagccggggctagcttagtacgctcgtagcgcgtgctgcgaaatgtctatgaataccaccctaagtgattacttactcaTATCAtactattgtgatgtaccgaagtagataTGATATCTccttgcaggaattctgcgttaccatatgataaaggatgggaagagcggagaaaatttctctctggcactgggactcgaacaaTTCCACATGTGGCAGATAATTTTCTATCGTTAATTTATTTCGCTTTtgtagcagtagcggccggtgatcgaaatcctcggtgagaccagatgcaactagtttaagtgcctccgctaggaaatgtttgtttatgatattaattattgtcatattattaatatcatgattactgtattattattagtagtattattattattagtctattattattagcctactactgatgaaaaataatgtcgctcaccaaataagctgttatgctgtgagtttcagtgattctttcagtgtgatgaagcaacccacattatgtgttgaaaatcccctcctttctgttctttttatttttttcccttgacagcaacaaacaaggccaacagagaagtttattttacaccacattaccacttaaccatttatgttgcccataccaggatgcaatagaaactcgcgttttaagattatctgtcagaaaaattgtcagcgatgtagtaggtatctcggtagactctctctttatttaaaacttcctttctttcaatattatttcttctcgaaaaaggacactctaacaatgaattaactacaccagcattatttctggcatttgtttctgtttatattttcccgaaatacataacaacattggcccagattcactactgtactacgaattacaatagtacaacaccctcgcttaagtcataaactgagacataaggggaagGAATAGTGTgcgtctctgcctgccaaagagctggaatttgtgttatttatggcctagttaggaagacaagtcaccactgctattcccaccccactctacccttgaggccggcccatggatgtgaggagtgaaacctgaccaggccacgaggccagacgaattgtgcctcggctacaatgttttaagcgcaagctcaaaccccgcgaaaatacaggaaattcagaagacagccccggcacgaacgattctggcctcaggaacaaattttattgcaaaacaggtctatatacatcacaaggcaaacccggcacgagcgattctggcctcaggagcaaatttttctgcaaaacaggtctatatacatcacaaagttttaaaatgcttctacagcgatgcttcattcaaataactaatatattatataaaaacacaaaatttgatttcagttaagccaagtgactgaggcccggcctcacttgcctcagtcaatcagccgccactgtttTGTAGTCATTTCTCACAACGATTATCATGACAAGAAATATTCGTTAAACTCAATTAAATTACCGTTAAGTTATCAGCTCTTGTGATATTACTCTACACAATGACAAAATTCAGCACTTATAAGCCAATCAATTGTATGTGTAATGTATTGTATAAGTCGctagattttattgccgaaaatTAAAACTTTGAATCACCGCTTAGCGGGCTGTCACTTGCccagggcagggcatagttgcgccacagggtcagataaaatgcagcatataaaaaagagtccctgttttgtgggcatagttgcgccccgttcccatcaggtagagaaaaaggcatggcatagttgcgccccgatgaaatagtaGAGAAAAacacactacggaaactcgagcctcgtaatcaaccaaccttattgatttcttattcgatttatattcattaccgataccgttaaaatgaacaccatgaagttggcagtactttattaactgtttttctactgtttatgcagtgattatcgatagcctaccgttaaaatgaacaccatgaagttggcagtactttattaactgttttcctactgtttatgcagtgattatcgatagcctaccgttaaaatgaacaccataaagttggcagtactttattaactgtttttctactgtttatgcagtgattatcgatagcctaccgttaaaatgaacaccatgaagttggcagtactttattaactgtttttctactgtttatgcagtgattatcgatagcctaccgttaaaatgaacaccatgaagttggcagtactttattaactgtttttctactgtttatgcagtgattatcgatagcctacgttaaaatgaacaccatgaagttggcagcacTTTATTAaccgacatattcaaatgagtgagccgctGGAATATGGGGctttagcagtcttgacattttattagtgattttcacaccgtctgtggcgtatactgaggttaatttaaaatgaatgttaagtttagtgaaaagggtgaagagttaataattcacaattgttTTAAGTTCCGATTTGCGAAACCCtctaccgtagggttaagatatcgatgtagaaacaaaaaatgcagttcatttattgtgtgtgatcaataaaagagtgttattttaaatagcaaaattcatCATAccctaggcctacctgatttcaatgcagctatcaccgtaatatttttaagtaatttatttattttatgacagtcaCTTTCGTATGTACTAttctcatcggggcgcaactatgccatgtcccatctgctacctgatttcttcggggcgcaactataccatgtcccatctgctacctgatttcttcggggcgcaactatgccatgtccatcctgctacctgatttcttcggggcgcaactatgccatgtcccatctgctacctgatttcttcggggcgcaactatgccatgtcccatctgctacctgatttcttcggggcgcaactatgccatgtcccatctggtACCTGagttcttcgggacgcaactataccatgtcccatctgctacctgatttcttcggggcgcaattatgccatgtcccatctgctacctgatttcttcggggcgcaactatgtcatgtcccatctgctacctgatttcttcggggcgcaactatgccttgtcccatctgctacgtgatttcttcggggcgcaactatgccatgtcccatctgctacctgatttcttcggggcgcaactatgccatgtcccatctgctacctgatttcttcggggcgcaactatgccatgtcccatctgctacgtgatttcttcggggcgcaactatgccatgtcccatctgctacctgatttcttcggggcgcaactatgccatgtcccatctgctacctgatttcttcggggcgcaactatgccatgtcccatctgctacctgatttctttggggcgcaactatgccatgtcttaTCTGCTacatgatttcttcggggcgcaactatgccatgtcccatctgctacctgatttcttcggggcgcaactatgccatgtcccatctgctacccgatttcttcggggcgcaattatgccatgcctaggcctcccaattgaccgcggggcgcaactatgccataccgacttGCCCATGCCACTTTTGAAACGGCGGTCTATTAAGCCAAACTTGTTTCCAAGCGGACACCATTATATTGTGCagcatctgtttttttttatttggtcagAGAATACCAAAGCGAGGAAAGATAACTAAATAATGATGAATTAGCAACCCGAATTCTTACCTGCGTGCCGCTCAGGACGAGAGCGATGTAAAGCACAACTTTGGCGTTCATGTTGAAGGCGTTCTCAGTCTTGGGGTCGAGTGTGCCATCCCTCTGGCAAGACGAGTTTTTATACAAAACGCGGCAAGTACAAATCTGATGCAAAACATCCACATGCTGTGTTTAAAGTTTGCTCAGCAGTTTCACACACACATGATCCAACTTTCGATTTGTGCAGTAGCTTATCTGtgatgaaaaaaattataattaattactgtTTTGCAATTGCTGTCGTTGATAAAAGTGTGTTTGAGAGATTTGTCAGATGAATGGAGACAAATAAAGATGTCAAGCGAACAAACCAGAGAAAAAAATCAAAGACACGTTTCATTCTAACGTACTTCCAAAGGTCGATGCGGATGATTGATTATGTCATCTCTAAAATCATGAACTGCTTGTGTTATTCCTGATTGGACCTTCGTTTTTGAGGTACAGTAGAGTTTCAATTTTTCTGCGTGAACTGAAACAGAAGCAAATCATGCAACGGAAATTTCCGGATAGAGTAAAATAGAACcaagcacaaataataattaattattctctTTCATATGATGTGTAGGCCCCATTTATTCTTTGCTTAATATTAGTACAAGGTAAGAAATTATTGTCATACTATATGCAAGATACTTGTGTttcactataaaaattattataagccACAGTTTAGTTCTCAAACTTTGGAAAAAATAGCTTTAttgataataaaaatgttacatgaaaattaagatgatgataataataataataataataataataataataataatgttttattttcgctggcagagttaaggccataaggccttctcttccactcaaccagccttaatacaatacatatttaaattacaaatatttacactacacttaaaaggttctccagcaatattcttcagttaagttttaacgactgctgcctccatcctgggatcatttcctaactctatttcgttagaagagatctttctcatttaatgtgtagcgtacctgcttgagcacgggtagaaagttcacaagaacaaaacttccacgaagaaaggagaaaggatgtccgatctttaatgaagccatggtcgagaatatccacaaggcgaGGTGCTCCCCATCGGTTACATGAAGATCAACTCTGTCTGAGCTACGACGGCTGgccggcgtcaagagcatgggcgatgcggaatcccccacgctgctggacatcgagatctgcagcgagcaggacgaccccaggcagcgccccaacttcagcgtcaagtgcaagatcttcgaactggacgcttgccaaggcatcggaaaggtgtgtctggtgtacatggacaagagcgagtgcgaatccgatctaaaacgagaggaccccaagatctggctgctggacagaagtttcgagtggcactacctggctgcagaaTACACAACATAAGCGAGACATTAATTTAATCCAGGGGGACTCCTCCATGTAATAAATAAATCACGAATAATTCTGCTGCCGTATAAATATTGGGAAACTAAATTCTTGTTTCCAGCATTGAAGATGTATAGTTCTCTTCAAAAGTCGAGGAAGATttgaaatatggacattgcgatagtagtagactacatatttatttaagtttagataaacataCAAttataaagtagtaacttaatttatgagataatttaattcaatcgattataattaatttgagatttgagatagctagtaaaatgatgaaaattaatttaataaaagcttactagaactatgttacagggagaaaaaaaatatatataatctaaaatatatttctataatgagaatattaatataattgccattagaggttttgaaaatgtatttagagaaattaatgataataataagaatggacagatgttagtttcattataagtaacaaatattaatcagcaattaatctgttaagtaagaatttatgtaattttgacctaaatgaagttattgtccaacaaccccttacatcactcggaagcgagttccaatttctagcaactgaaactgtatacgatgaagaatataaagatattcattcattaattcatagtttacTGTCCAATGGCAAGTCTGTTTGCTATGAGAAATATGGTGCTGGTACTTGGACTCTTGATGTACAATATCTGGTTCATTGtttgaaatatgtacagtagtggcaaaaaaaccggaccgacccttttagctgattttagagccttgttcactccagagcacgatagactggtaactaagactttcatagttcgaatcctgcctgagaaggagacttttttttgttccttattcaaatttattcccattactcttcgattgcagcgatattttactacttaattaacttattattcccagaacatgaattttaccagcactcgaaaagtatttttaatatttttttctagtttcgacatTCATAGCATATGTGGAAAGACGTATTAGtattatgtcattgatcaaattaataacattaaatcacagtctactatatacagtcgcgaagcttgaggtgattttttgcaaatctcgtcataaagcgctccaagcggttagcaactagaaacaatagactgtccacggtcgactttggactgtgtcgtatttccatcgagtgctagctcgttgcgtatttcacattgatgcttgtgaaatgttcgttattggttgtaatgaaaatgttaatggctaaaatacaataattggaataataatattttactagagacgcagaaaaattaagtttgctttaatgaaatttattgatcacgttttattttcaattctggtgggattattattgcttaggcctacttttttttttcaaaggatatgtttttaattatagctgttaattttgttatttttatttgttactttactagagacgtagaaaaagtctgttacaataaaatttattgatcacgttttatttccaattctggtgtgattattattgcttaacctcatcccactttgttaactacgtaagcctacactacaagtacgggtacacgtaagttactccattaattcatatttccattattattgctgtaaagggaaatgcaaattaatatttattggtttcatagttaattatcgctataatcttgaatgagtgaagcgattatagtaaatttcagttcgttttgcacaaacaaaaataatattaacctatttcttgcaggtatcttcgagtttatggtggaatttaatatacgtcattaaaataataaattaacttcatgcatttaatatttcaataatggaaggaaggtattaatttttccaaaagaacacaacgaaagtgtaacatattttgtcgtctactaggagagagatctgcgatgatgaggcgatagtagcgatcctagtggtgggcaactacccatgtttgcatttttagtacatattgagcttcgcgactgtatatagtagactgtgattaaatctaactgcaaaactaacgcagaagtaaagcttttcagtagataatgtaaacagtaaattttatactgtagttctcctggaaacactcgtttattcgcaAACAGTttgtgtcaattattattctaatcggtgtAGCTTAACGTAAAAACATTAAGGGAGTttaagaatggaacaaaagaaacgtgtggtatcagtggattaaagtttactgtccaaaataattcattcatattctccaccggacaggattgtgattattgtgttaaagggtgtcagtatttgaactgccactTCTGAATGCGCCAATCTTtccctgtaataaaaatataagcggatatcaacttaagggtaattgtaattatactattaccacacgtttcttcagcttcattcagaaactcaatattttaatctaaacagtaaaatataactcaagttgtctaaacagtaaaatataactcaagttgtcttttaaatatttcatacattttttattgcctcgaaagttacgttttagagaaatttcaagattttttctatactgtgggcctttgggaacaatagtacTAAAAAAAGCTAAATGGAAATCGTaccaaatgttttgcgtaattgtttttgtcggggctttcatcaagttcgcgattctgcgatcgcttcaaatggtctaacaaattcgaagttcaccacccttagagtaaattcgcccacaaagtttacagcgtacgactttattattattttcaaataaattaaagaatttccatgcgatggatatccgatttggtgccattttattccactcacaactaccgtcagtccgtacgcgtcggtcgtccttgagttaactgtcgcttcgctccgaaccaccgcatccctccgtatgtcccctgttccaactacgatagtaccggagatcaccggtggagagctttattcgtaatctcctattcctccgcggtagtagtcactccgatgagcagcactaagtGGAAGGCAATGCAGACACGAGGGGAatcaagtagaacaaggggaatacaaggaaacagATGGaatataatactgggtgttcagttcaaagtgtgtcatggctcgctatatgccgtcatgtggctagtcgatgagcctagagcattcaatcttcctacacttccgcagaggtgtattacttatatgccaaagaagttgcctagcaagtacggcgttcattcagaagagtacttactgatacctacggtaacgccggtagtggcaggaatgtgaa contains the following coding sequences:
- the LOC138713027 gene encoding uncharacterized protein; this encodes MSSSVGDSASPMLLTPASRRSSDRVDLHICTCRVLYKNSSCQRDGTLDPKTENAFNMNAKVVLYIALVLSGTQLTSAGLSSSALNSTMNAIANQINAISGQVQNAVQSAVDSAVTKLGDMEQQVQNQLQANFDNLANKGAAAQACLDNAKANVSSVIEKAKSQLKSFGVVEGIKILPWVGNVNKTKNKIEDVIANLTSGSKACLAQGSMFDLIGKAACEKNLFDSLNQTVSDISTEVQQEVKSGKTLLQAVLADAQKKIPPIIDSVITQLRTIKQTEVQCLATALFSEAPQSTHVEDA